A part of Tessaracoccus timonensis genomic DNA contains:
- a CDS encoding class II 3-deoxy-7-phosphoheptulonate synthase, with the protein MSSLMSREALRALPQAQQPTYPDQDAVDRVVDALEMQPPLVFAGECDELREQIAAVADGRAFLLQGGDCAETFDALSADSIKRKLMVQLSMSVVMTYAAQVPVVKLGRIAGQYAKPRSKDTEKRGDVELPSYRGDAVNGIDFTPESRAHDPERLMKVYHSSAATLNLVRAFTKGGLADLRAVHLWNGEFVRDSRVESEYEELAEEIERALAFMVACGVRDESLNTVDFYASHEALLLEYERALTRIDSRTGQPYDVSGHFLWIGERTRQIDGAHVELLRQVRNPLGIKLGPTTTPEQAIALADALDPDHEPGRITFITRMGAKKVRDVLPGLIRGVEATGRKVAWVCDPMHGNTFETANGFKTRSFADVAEEVNGFFDVHSQLGTWPGGLHVELTGDDVTECVGGAFSLTEEDLATRYQTACDPRLNRNQSLEMAFTVAKRLRELRGSRHNPVQEFAVKEF; encoded by the coding sequence ATGTCCAGCTTGATGTCACGGGAAGCTTTGCGGGCGCTACCACAGGCTCAGCAGCCCACTTATCCCGACCAAGACGCGGTTGACCGCGTCGTCGACGCGCTCGAAATGCAGCCTCCGCTGGTGTTTGCCGGCGAGTGCGACGAACTGCGCGAACAGATCGCGGCCGTGGCTGATGGCAGAGCCTTCTTGCTCCAGGGCGGCGACTGCGCCGAAACGTTCGACGCGCTTTCAGCGGATTCCATTAAGCGCAAGCTCATGGTGCAGCTGTCGATGTCCGTGGTGATGACCTACGCCGCGCAGGTGCCCGTCGTGAAATTGGGCAGAATTGCGGGCCAGTACGCCAAGCCTCGGTCGAAAGACACGGAGAAGCGCGGCGATGTCGAACTTCCCAGCTACCGGGGCGACGCAGTGAACGGGATCGACTTCACACCCGAGTCGCGTGCGCACGACCCCGAGCGCCTCATGAAGGTGTACCACTCATCGGCTGCGACGCTGAACCTCGTTCGAGCCTTTACCAAGGGCGGTTTGGCCGATCTTCGCGCGGTGCACCTGTGGAACGGGGAGTTCGTGCGAGACTCCCGCGTCGAGTCCGAGTACGAGGAACTCGCTGAGGAAATCGAGCGCGCGCTGGCGTTCATGGTGGCCTGTGGTGTGCGCGATGAGTCGCTGAACACCGTCGACTTCTACGCCAGCCACGAAGCCCTGCTGCTGGAGTACGAACGCGCGCTCACCCGCATCGACTCCCGAACCGGCCAGCCCTACGACGTCTCCGGGCACTTCCTGTGGATCGGCGAGCGCACCCGGCAGATCGACGGTGCGCACGTCGAATTGCTGCGCCAGGTGCGCAACCCGCTCGGCATCAAGCTCGGCCCGACGACCACCCCCGAGCAGGCGATCGCGCTCGCAGACGCCCTCGACCCAGACCACGAGCCCGGGCGCATCACCTTCATCACCCGCATGGGAGCGAAGAAGGTGCGCGACGTGCTACCGGGCCTTATCCGCGGAGTCGAGGCCACTGGTAGGAAAGTGGCCTGGGTATGTGACCCGATGCACGGCAACACCTTCGAAACCGCCAACGGCTTCAAGACGCGTTCATTCGCCGACGTGGCCGAGGAGGTCAACGGGTTCTTCGACGTGCACTCGCAGCTGGGTACCTGGCCAGGCGGCCTCCACGTCGAGCTCACCGGCGACGACGTCACCGAGTGCGTCGGCGGTGCGTTCAGCCTCACGGAGGAAGACCTCGCGACGCGCTACCAGACCGCCTGCGACCCACGTCTGAACCGCAACCAGTCGCTGGAGATGGCGTTCACCGTCGCCAAGCGCCTGCGGGAGCTGCGCGGCAGCCGCCACAACCCGGTGCAGGAGTTTGCGGTCAAGGAGTTCTGA
- a CDS encoding response regulator transcription factor, with product MTVTQPERNRVMLVDDHPMWIDALSEDLTEVGFEIVAVAKNGTECLQRARAVKPDVLVMDLQIPEPDGATCIDILIKELPDLQVLVMSASGERDDVLRAMKAGAKGYLVKSASKQELVEGVQRTAVGDAVFTPGLAGLVLGEFRRMVNTARANNDEGPTLTSREIEVLRLVAKGLAYREIADTLFVSHRTVQNHVQNVLRKLQLHNRVELTLYAIDQGIHDPNA from the coding sequence ATGACAGTGACGCAGCCTGAGCGTAATCGGGTCATGTTGGTGGACGACCACCCCATGTGGATCGACGCCTTGAGCGAAGACCTCACCGAAGTGGGTTTCGAGATCGTCGCTGTGGCGAAGAACGGCACCGAGTGTCTGCAACGTGCACGTGCGGTGAAACCCGACGTGCTCGTCATGGATTTACAGATTCCCGAGCCCGATGGTGCCACCTGCATCGACATCCTCATCAAAGAGCTTCCCGACCTGCAGGTGCTCGTCATGTCGGCATCTGGTGAGCGGGACGATGTGCTGCGGGCGATGAAGGCCGGCGCCAAGGGCTACCTCGTGAAGTCCGCATCCAAGCAGGAACTTGTGGAAGGCGTGCAGCGCACTGCCGTCGGCGATGCCGTGTTCACTCCTGGCCTCGCCGGCCTGGTGCTCGGGGAATTCCGACGCATGGTGAACACCGCCCGCGCGAACAACGACGAAGGTCCGACGCTCACGTCGAGGGAAATCGAGGTGCTGCGCCTAGTGGCGAAGGGGCTGGCGTACCGCGAAATCGCCGACACGTTGTTCGTCTCGCACCGGACTGTGCAAAATCATGTGCAGAATGTGCTGCGCAAGCTCCAGTTGCACAACCGCGTCGAGCTCACGCTCTACGCCATCGACCAGGGCATCCATGACCCGAACGCGTAA